The nucleotide sequence gggcagcgatgggggcggggtcaaggtttcctcccgggcagcgatgagggcggagttattatcgctgcatcggaaTAGTCGGAACATGAGATGATCGCAACggatggtttagtccccctcgggtgatcccagtgGCTGTCCAAAAAAAAAAGAAGTGTATTTATAGCTGCCCTTACACACTTCACTATTTCTTATTCTAAGCACCTAacacaagtttgacttttgttgaccattTGGATTTGACCATCAACTCGTAAAAAAAAGAGAAACATGACCATATGAAAAGAGTTTCACAACAAAAAAGAGAAACATGACCATATGGAAAGAGTTCACGACAAAGTTTCATGAGGATGTGTTACCAACTTTAAGTCGTTAATAATAGGCACTGCCAACAATAAATTGCCGGTAGTACGTACTACTGACAACAAATAGTTGGGTCACGTTGTTTGAAAAATCACATTTTCCCGTAGTGACTGCACACCTCCTAATCATGACACAATTTTTGTGAGAACAAATTAATCGGTTTTCTGTAAAttatataacaataacaattaaacCAAAAATACGTAAGGAAATTCGACAATTGATTAGTCGTCAACTCTCCTAATACCGAAACTATTTAGCCAAATCCCAACGTACTGTACGTGTTATACTGCTAAAACATAAACTGTATAGATATACAGAAAAATAATACGAGTAGTTCAACTACTATATATAATCTTCATAAAAGAAATATCTGATGTGGGTtcaatatttataaataaatatgattcacgtgggtttaatatatatattaaataaactaGATTTAAAAGCCCGTACATTGTACGACGACTCTCAATCAAACAAAGTTAAAACGTACAATGGTATATCAATTAACGAAATGATAAAATCATAAGttcggcatatatatatataatatataatttggtCTTACACACTTTTAATGTCAAAACACAAGTTCAGCATAGAAAACTTAGTTATAGTTTGAAAAGTTAACATTTTTTTATGTAATATTGAATAACTGATAGTTAATAACAAATATGTAGAAAACTTAGTTATAGTTTGAAAAGTTAACATTTTTTTATGTAATATTGAATAACTGATAGCTAATAACAaatatgtaagtaactagagaTGGGTGAATAATTACTtagttgtttttacaaagtttttcGATTTAGAACTTGAGACAACTATAGTGAGATTTGATTTGTTTGTTTACAAGTAATGTAGATAAaaagataagggataagagaacaaacgcagatatttatagtggttcggaaagatgttaactaatcttccttaatccactccccaattctaacgaattgagagttTGTTTCACtacgatactccaaactcggtggagtgttcggatacaacactagctcctcgataagccgcaacttatgaacccctacgtccctttgaagaattcactaAATGTTCTTACCACAAGATTCTTAATGCTCCAACTTAATGAAACATTAACTATCTTCTATATCCCTTTAAGAAGAAAGTTTACTAGTAAATTCAAAACTAAGTTTACAATCACCCTAAATAGATcacaataatatttgaatgatattagtaaatatatgaaaatgtaagtgcaagaggtgagtcttcaaatgcaccaaggcttggcttttatatgCAAGAGAAATTCAAACCCGATCATTTGCGGCTCACCTAACGATCGATCATGGGTCGACCGTGCAGGCTCTAGCCTCTCAATTTGTAGCTGTTTGAGACCTTTAATTTTGTCACTTTTTCTTATTGGATGACTGTAATTAGAAACCAAAAATATCTGAAAAGACTTGCATTACTCCTTTTATCTTGGATGTATTCTTGAAAGTTGACATATGTTTGAAAGAGAAAAGCCCCATTGTACTTCTAGTGTGTCATTGATTGCTCTTTATGGCAAATGTAGAATTTTGATCCTTTGACAAATCACAAGCTTCCAAAGTTCATATCACAAGTCTTCAAATCTTTTGTCAACATTTGTTTGCAAATATGCATTCATTGGTAACTTGTAACCCTCCAAATAAGACTCATTTGTTTTATACGAAGACTTCTACAAAGTTGCACTAATTACATATttaagcatgtaagtaatgcttaatgattaatcaagtggagagcatctctttagttgggactttaatgaccatcttAATCATGTCTACATTTATTTTAGATTTAAAAAGAATGACTTGCAAAAGGACATTTTAGCAACACTTATGTGTTTAACAATAATCACAAGCTAAAGTGTTATTAAGACGTTATTATGTGAGATTAAGCGAGATTAACGTCCTAGAGATCAaaaactcttttggatatgaaGAGATCAACTATTCTAACCAAGTTGAAACATGTTTCGTGAATTATAGATCACCCAAAGTTGTCAAACTTTATTTGTTCAAAAATTTGGACAAATcaataacatatataaatatagaacatcaAATTATGATTGTCTAGCATAAATAGTAGTATAAATTACAAAAGAAAACAATCCGCAATAAAAAGCACAATGTATTAATTGAAAGACAAATAATTGAAGTACTAATATGAAAGCGAATAACTTCAGTGAGTGGGGGCTAAGAAACCGTAGATAATGGGAAACTTTTTGATTCATATACACCTCattacctattttacccttaattatacttacaataataaataatataagtgCCACTCTGTTGATTAATTTAGAGGCAAAACTGTAAATTTATGTGACAAcagtgtacatggatcaaaaactAGTGCGTGAGGATCACCTCCCGTAGACAATGGCATCAAATAGGAGGGCAATAAATAAAAACTCAAAACTTATGTGTCTATTAAAGAAAAAAATAAACTTTGGTGGTCAATTATAATAAACCGTCATAAACTACCCCGTAATTAAATTGTTGCCCAAGCTACCATTTCCCCCAATTCTATCTTTCCTCTCCATTCTCAAATTCACAGTTTCCCAAATCCACCACCGTAAACAATGGCATCAACGATGGTTCTCGATCCCAAATCCTCACCGTCTCCACCGCCAACTCTACCGAATCCGTACACAACCGACTCGCCGTTAACAGACACAGACGACGACCTATACACTCGTCTCAAAACCCTAGACCGACAAATTGAGTTCATTGAAATTCAAGAGGAATATGTGAAAGATGAACAGAAGAATTTGAAACGTGAGCTGCTTAGATCTCAAGAAGAGGTTAAACGGATCCAATCGGTACCGCTTGTAATCGGTCAATTTATGGAGATGATTGATCAGAATAATGGAATTGTTGGATCAACTACTGGTTCTAATTACTATGTTAGGATTCTAAGTACGATTAATCGTGAGGATTTGAAACCTTCTGCTTCTGTTGCGTTGCACCGCCATAGTAATGCGCTTGTTGATGTTTTGCCACCGGAGGCCGATTCGAGTATTTCGCTTTTGAGTCAGTCTGAGAAACCTGATGTTACCTACAGTGTGAgtgatattttatgtatatattcgtttttatttttatattactaaagTTTTGAACTTTTGGATATCTGGAATAATTATTGTGGATTAGGGTTTGTGTTAACAAATTATGGTCCTGTGTTTCTGCTGGGTTATGATAATTATCTGTGCATAATGACTGTAGACGGTATATTATTGTATATTTCATATTTGTTTATAAATTGGACACAGGGCATAGGGGGTGTTTGCAGAGGCGGAACTAGGAATTTTTTCActgggggcgaaattttttttaaaaaccgtaggaatttttttgggcaaaatatggagattttggggtaaaaatggaggtttttaggcaaattacagaggtttgtgggcaaaatttgaaggttttagggtAAAAGTTGGAGtattttgggcaaaatatgaaggttttgggacaaaatatgtagttttggggcaaaaaaatacactggggcaaagtcgaaaaacccaaaatttttacactgaaaattgcaaatccaccgggggcgggcgcCCCACCCTGCCCCCACTTAGTTTCGCCCATGGGTGTTTGGGTGGTTTTATATTGGGAGCTTATTGCTTATAAGAAAATAAACTCGAAATTTGTAGCTAGTTTTAACTTTTAAGCTTATAAAATTTCTTCTTAAAAATAAGCTATGGCAAATATGCTTACCTAAACACTAAATTTCAAGCTTATTATGTTACATTAAGCAAATAAGCTAACAATATAAGCCCACAGAAACACCCCCATATCGTTGTACACCACCTCCATTGATATGCTGATAGTGTGGATGTAACTATTCAAGGATTGCTTAGAGTGCTTTTGAATCTGAATAAAAAGGACTCCTTGTTCATGTATAAAAAGTGAAAGTTAAAACTGTGATTAGGACCAGTGAACTAGTTAGAAGCTAATAATGGCATATAACGAGATTGATTAACATAATTGAAGAATGAACTTTTGCAACTCGGAAGAGGATTTTTTGTGGCAGTTACTCATATCAGTTATATGAGTATTATCAAGTAAAACTCTATGTATGAAATATGAATAGCTTAGATAGCGATGATAAAAATTGAAAGCCCAGTGTAGTATCAAAATGTGTTATATAGTTAAGCTGCTTTTCAATCAGGAAATTATCAGTGCAAACCTGTTTGTTTTGTGCAAACCAGTGAACTAGTGCAAACCTGCTTGTTTTCAATCAGGACATGTACATCGAATTCGTGTTCCGTACCTAATACTACAGACCAAGATTAAATCTTACTGTTAGAAACCTCTGGTCTATTATATGCTTCTAGAAAGCTTGTTTTAGTTGAAGTCTCATGTATACAGATAATGTAATCGGATACGGTCTTAATAGGCTTCATACTCAGATGTATTGTGAGCGTTTCCTACCCTTTTCCCTGCCACCCCAAAATTTGCTGCTAGTGAGATTCGAACCTAATACCTCTTGTGAGGATATCAGGACCCCAACCCCTAGACCATCTTCTTAAGAGATTTATGTGAATCCTGCAAAGCTGACTGACTTTTGTGTTTTTTGTGATCACGATCTTATAGGATATTGGAGGATGTGACATTCAAAAGCAGGAAATTCGTGAAGCTGTTGAGTTACCTTTGACTCACCATGATTTATACAAACAGATAGGTATCGATCCACCTCGCGGTGTTTTGCTTTATGGTCCTCCCGGCACTGGTAAGACCATGCTCGCCAAAGCTGTTGCAAATCATACAACTGCAGCCTTTATCAGGGTAGTTGGCTCAGAATTTGTTCAGAAGTATCTTGGTGAGGTATGTCTTTAATTCTCTATAAAGAGCTTATACTTCAACTAGCATGCTTTCACTTTTGCCATGGGTGATTGAGATCCCACTAGTATAAACCGGAGACCATGTTTGTTATAGTGAAAGAGATCCCACTATAAAATTAGGAAACTATGATTAGGACTTTTTATTGCCATGTATTTCTTTGTGAAAGTTGTCTTACTGGTCAGCATAGTTGTTTGTATATTGTTGTCATACTGGTTTAGCATTGTTTTCAGTATATATTACCACAAAAATTTAGCCCTagatttaagaaatttatcaaattGATAACTATGAGTAGAGATCTTAAAGGAAGGTGATATGTATGCATGCCTCTATTGTATTTTCTAAATTCTAAATTGCTGTGATCAATAGAGTAGAACATGATATGATACATGTTACCTTATGATTATCACATTCTGTACATTAATTATACAGGGGCCCAGAATGGTTCGTGATGTCTTTCGTCTTGCCAAAGAAAATGCACCTGCAATTATATTTATCGATGAGGTAGATGCAATTGCTACTGCCAGGTTTGATGCTCAGACTGGAGCTGATAGGGAAGTGCAAAGAATTCTCATGGAACTCTTAAATCAGGTGAATTGAAATTGAAATCTCATGAaaggttcactcaaccattttCTGTTGTTTTATTTATCTTTTTCTTGTTTGAAGGGGGTAATTAGTGACTGAACCCTTTCTAGACCTATATCAAAAACGGATGTATCTTGATCCATTACCCAACTTTCCCATTTTAATAACTCTAATCCAATTACTGAGACTTACAAAACCATGGATTTGATTATTTACAGATGGACGGGTTTGACCAGACAGTAAATGTTAAGGTCATTATGGCAACTAACCGAGCTGATACTTTGGACCCAGCACTTCTTCGTCCTGGTAGGCTTGACCGTAAGATTGAGTTTCCTTTGCCTGATAGACGACAAAAAAGGCTTGTTTTTCAGGTAAAAATTCCTATTTTATACGTTCTGGTGTCTTCAGCTGATTGTTACGTAGTTTCTAGAGTGGGATGATTCATCATCTTAAAGCTGCATACTTCTTTTAACATCAATATTTTGCACAGGTTTGCACTGCAAAAATGAACCTAAGTGACGAAGTTGACTTGGAAGATTATGTCTCTCGGCCTGACAAGATTAGTGCTGCTGAGGTAAGCCGTTGTGGTCTACCATTCATTTGAGATATAGTTTAGTGCTATGACAACATTAGTTTGGCAATTTTAATTTTTAATCCATCTGCATATGAAAAGGCCAATTTTGGTTATGCTTCGGCTCTAACAGGTCAATTGGGTCAAATAAAATAAACGTTATATACGATTTTGGACAAGTGGTTTGGGTGAACACAACTTGTCGACCCATAAAGATGTTAACGTATTGACCCTCTGACCAGCTTGTGTTGCTGCTTATATTTGACCTCTTTAGAATACTAATGTTAAACAATTTGTTGCATTCAGATCACGGCCATTTGTCAAGAAGCGGGAATGCATGCAGTGCGCAAGAACCGTTACGTCATTCTTCCCAAGGACTTTGAGAAGGGCTACCGAACCAACGTAAAGAAGCCTGACACTGATTTTGATTTCTACAAGTAAAATGTAATGtttggaagaagaaaaagaaacttACGCTGTTTACTTTGGGAGTCTTTGATGTTATTGTGTTATGGATGTTTTATGTAAATCTTTGGATGTTTTAGACAATGGATTGCCTTAAAGTTCGTCATGCTTATTCTTTTAAGACGTGTACACCTTTTTAAAAACGTTAAGATGTTGGAATATAATGAACGGATATTAACTGGAATAACCAGTGAAATGACTCGTGGAATCACGAGTTTGTTTTAACGAAACAGTTTAACGATAAGTTTCAGATATTTAGTGAACTTAAATACGTAGTACTGaatttatttagtttaatgaccctaaGAACTACGGATTTTGACTTAGAAATttatcgttgtttttacaaacatattgacatACTTAACTTTGACATACTTATCGTTGTTAGAAACTTCTCCCATGACATTCTtcgaattttcatcacaattattattttctttGTCATAAAAGTATACATTACAACATttgattgagacatgtatttcgtatacatatgtaacgtaattaatcccgtaaaaggAACTCATAttttttgaataataataataataataataataataataataataataaagtttgctttaaaattgagtatttatatttttaataataattattagtaataacaaatgcctcattaatttaaaaaaaaataaaaaattaaaatacattattatatgaaggttgtacaatatgcttcaaagtttgtacatgtgttcatggagtgcgagtaatccgacctcatactctgatgtacgcagcccagcagga is from Rutidosis leptorrhynchoides isolate AG116_Rl617_1_P2 chromosome 10, CSIRO_AGI_Rlap_v1, whole genome shotgun sequence and encodes:
- the LOC139872062 gene encoding 26S proteasome regulatory subunit 6B homolog gives rise to the protein MASTMVLDPKSSPSPPPTLPNPYTTDSPLTDTDDDLYTRLKTLDRQIEFIEIQEEYVKDEQKNLKRELLRSQEEVKRIQSVPLVIGQFMEMIDQNNGIVGSTTGSNYYVRILSTINREDLKPSASVALHRHSNALVDVLPPEADSSISLLSQSEKPDVTYSDIGGCDIQKQEIREAVELPLTHHDLYKQIGIDPPRGVLLYGPPGTGKTMLAKAVANHTTAAFIRVVGSEFVQKYLGEGPRMVRDVFRLAKENAPAIIFIDEVDAIATARFDAQTGADREVQRILMELLNQMDGFDQTVNVKVIMATNRADTLDPALLRPGRLDRKIEFPLPDRRQKRLVFQVCTAKMNLSDEVDLEDYVSRPDKISAAEITAICQEAGMHAVRKNRYVILPKDFEKGYRTNVKKPDTDFDFYK